From Streptomyces chrestomyceticus JCM 4735, one genomic window encodes:
- a CDS encoding DNA repair ATPase translates to MQDDLVTETGIRDGLDGPGRSPEDASSQAPASGPDPDLADGTYELLRDRLAGAAADLADRARTLNARRVETFGGTEFALLGTDGLRTADACVIRDVAQVGGLLLTGRNGRPEPGAPATAVTDVFALHRLHTTGDAVRLEPAEPGAVPGLLDDPRFQRDFEELYRYYRQARLLRLHRTGALLLAVFRTGERLDDIRVLRWKITASGDAAEPGTPVYLDAKGERDHTAPPSHDFTWTPATREDHVAGRYPQLSVQGEVFLSTAGGSLTLKTEPDTETADGLYSEPVDEPLQSLADAEVAHARVGPLVLLRVRPYKETADRYLVFNTRTHDVRRIDAIGQACRALPEDQGIVFPGGHYLTTGTARTFDTDTTGLAFDREHRSPNGEDVLYAFHDRAEGRTLLLPYNIVREEAATPLTAYGHALLGDGTLAVLRGSREPGRVHPVQIWRTPFTSDAHAAAQPAGDGGPLARIGNAELVRGVSDALSVARMATDMAPAGPVFEAIAAAAARVADRHHWLDEAGLGALGEPLEAVRAAALQVVEEFARVTELRRQAAAALEEAADRTTALIRRIRGEQPTTAEAWVRNLTALRHAQGRLETLRETRHIDLDRLAELSASVADSLAAAGRRAVAFLSGADAFTATHRAVEALTEEAGVVATAADAEPLAARIDEQAEGLRVVTEVVGTLDVADTTVRTAVLTRAGEVLGAVNRARATLDARRRELLEAEGREEFAARFALLGQAVSGALAAAGTPEECDDELGRLLLQLENLEARFGTSDTHLERIAAQREEIHEAFSARKQAQLDARARHTDRLAGSAGRVLATVVRRAATLTTPDEVNAFFAADPLVTKIHATTGELRDLGDGVRADELDGRLRAARQETARALRDRTDLYDATGTIRLGRHRFAVNTQPVDLTLVPHGDHLAYAVTGTDYRAPVHDAVLLAHRAFWDQPLVSESPEVYRAEHLAALVLAQAEEGTGVRNADAPIPDLAALQKAATTDTLLPLVRQMAETRYDEGYDRGVHDHDAAAILAVLLRLHTAAGPLRYPPHLRAVAQLFWAYGTDARARALWTTRACSLARARSVFGTPTGWSELSAELGGAAYGFLREAGVGLAGEAGDPSSPLGDYLMAELTALAEPTALGGPAAAGRPRFATSAAARDLLAGFQDALGGPDAPAVKELAEDLRALDGDLAARHQLVTGWLGAYAQARGTATRALPQAESAADAPAADAILADALPEAVAIEVCGPALDRRELTAPTGDAVRGLLGSHPRIAAGGTLPVRLDELLARTETFRRTRVPAHRAYTRRRTELLTAERDRLRLDTYRPQVMSGFVRNRLIDEVYLPLIGDNFAKQLGAAGERRRTDSQGLLLLLSPPGYGKTTLMEYVAARLGLLLVKVDGPALGHRTTSLDPAAAPDAAARREVEKISFALEAGSNVLLYLDDIQHTSPELLQKFIPLCDAQRRMDGVLDGEARTYDLRGKRFAVCMAGNPYTESGQRFRLPDMLANRADVWNLGDVLSGKEALFAHSHIENALPANPVLAPLAARDRADLGLLVRMAEGDDSVRADRLAHPYGTAELREIVSVLRGLLQVREAALTVNRAYIASAAQADATRTEPPFLLQGSYRNTGKMAARIVPVMNDTELASLIDDHYRGEAQTLTTGAEANLLKLAELRGRLTPEQARRWAEVKEMWRSRADREGAGAVA, encoded by the coding sequence GTGCAGGACGACCTCGTGACGGAGACAGGCATCCGCGACGGACTGGACGGACCGGGCCGCAGCCCTGAGGACGCGTCGTCCCAGGCCCCCGCGTCCGGCCCGGACCCCGACCTCGCCGACGGCACGTACGAGCTGCTGCGCGACCGCCTCGCGGGCGCCGCCGCCGACCTCGCCGACCGGGCCCGTACCCTCAACGCCCGCCGCGTCGAGACCTTCGGCGGCACCGAATTCGCCCTGCTCGGCACCGACGGCCTGCGCACCGCCGACGCCTGTGTGATCCGGGACGTCGCGCAGGTCGGTGGCCTGCTGCTGACCGGCCGTAACGGCCGTCCCGAGCCCGGCGCGCCCGCGACTGCCGTCACGGACGTCTTCGCGCTGCACCGCCTGCACACCACCGGCGACGCCGTACGCCTCGAACCGGCGGAGCCCGGCGCCGTGCCCGGCCTCCTCGACGACCCGCGCTTCCAGCGGGACTTCGAGGAGCTGTACCGCTACTACCGCCAGGCCCGGCTGCTGCGGCTCCACCGCACCGGCGCCCTGCTGCTCGCCGTCTTCCGTACCGGCGAACGGCTCGACGACATCCGCGTACTGCGCTGGAAGATCACCGCGTCCGGGGACGCGGCGGAGCCCGGCACGCCCGTCTACCTGGACGCCAAGGGCGAACGCGACCACACTGCCCCGCCCTCCCACGACTTCACGTGGACCCCCGCCACCCGCGAGGACCACGTGGCCGGCCGCTACCCGCAACTGTCCGTCCAGGGCGAGGTCTTCCTCTCGACCGCCGGCGGCTCGCTCACCCTGAAGACCGAGCCGGACACGGAGACGGCCGACGGCCTGTACTCCGAGCCGGTGGACGAGCCCTTGCAGTCCCTCGCCGACGCGGAGGTCGCGCACGCCCGGGTCGGTCCGCTGGTCCTGCTGCGCGTCCGCCCGTACAAGGAGACCGCCGACCGGTACCTGGTCTTCAACACCCGCACCCACGACGTGCGCCGGATCGACGCGATCGGGCAGGCGTGCCGCGCGCTGCCCGAGGACCAGGGCATCGTCTTCCCCGGTGGCCACTACCTCACCACCGGCACCGCCAGAACCTTCGACACCGACACCACCGGCCTCGCCTTCGACCGCGAACACCGCTCCCCGAACGGCGAGGACGTCCTCTACGCGTTCCACGACCGCGCCGAAGGCCGCACCCTGCTCCTCCCGTACAACATCGTCCGCGAGGAGGCCGCCACCCCGCTGACCGCGTACGGCCACGCGCTCCTCGGCGACGGCACCCTGGCCGTACTGCGCGGCTCCCGCGAGCCCGGCCGCGTCCATCCCGTCCAGATCTGGCGCACCCCCTTCACCTCCGACGCGCACGCCGCGGCCCAGCCGGCCGGCGACGGCGGCCCGCTGGCCCGGATCGGCAACGCCGAACTGGTACGCGGTGTGTCCGACGCGCTCTCGGTCGCCCGGATGGCCACCGACATGGCCCCGGCGGGCCCGGTGTTCGAGGCCATCGCCGCCGCGGCCGCGCGGGTCGCGGACCGCCACCACTGGCTGGACGAGGCCGGGCTCGGCGCGCTCGGCGAACCCCTGGAAGCCGTACGGGCCGCCGCCCTCCAGGTCGTCGAGGAGTTCGCGCGGGTCACCGAACTGCGCCGCCAGGCCGCCGCCGCACTGGAGGAGGCCGCGGACCGCACCACCGCACTGATCCGGCGCATCCGAGGCGAGCAGCCCACGACCGCCGAAGCCTGGGTACGGAACCTCACCGCGCTCCGCCACGCCCAGGGCCGCCTGGAGACCCTGCGGGAGACCCGCCACATCGACCTGGACCGCCTCGCGGAACTCTCCGCGAGTGTCGCCGACAGCCTGGCCGCCGCCGGGCGCCGGGCCGTCGCCTTCCTCAGCGGCGCGGACGCCTTCACCGCCACCCACCGCGCCGTCGAGGCCCTGACCGAGGAAGCCGGCGTGGTGGCCACCGCGGCCGACGCCGAACCGCTCGCCGCGCGCATCGACGAACAGGCCGAGGGACTGCGCGTCGTCACCGAGGTCGTCGGCACCCTCGACGTCGCGGACACGACCGTGCGGACCGCCGTCCTGACCCGCGCGGGCGAGGTGCTCGGCGCCGTCAACCGCGCCCGCGCCACCCTGGACGCCCGGCGCCGCGAGCTGCTCGAAGCCGAAGGGCGCGAGGAGTTCGCGGCCCGGTTCGCGCTGCTCGGGCAGGCCGTCTCGGGCGCGCTGGCCGCGGCCGGCACCCCCGAGGAGTGCGACGACGAACTCGGCCGCCTCCTCCTGCAACTGGAGAACCTCGAAGCGCGTTTCGGCACGTCCGACACCCACCTGGAGCGGATCGCCGCCCAGCGCGAGGAGATCCACGAGGCGTTCTCCGCACGCAAGCAGGCCCAGCTCGACGCCCGCGCCCGGCACACCGACCGGCTCGCCGGGTCCGCCGGACGCGTCCTCGCCACCGTCGTCCGCCGGGCCGCCACCCTCACCACCCCCGACGAGGTCAACGCCTTCTTCGCCGCCGACCCGCTCGTCACGAAGATCCACGCCACCACCGGCGAACTGCGCGACCTCGGCGACGGCGTCCGCGCCGACGAACTCGACGGGCGGCTGCGTGCCGCCCGCCAGGAGACGGCCCGCGCCCTGCGCGACCGCACCGACCTCTACGACGCCACCGGCACCATCCGGCTCGGCCGCCACCGCTTCGCCGTCAACACCCAGCCCGTCGACCTCACCCTCGTCCCGCACGGCGACCACCTCGCGTACGCCGTCACCGGCACCGACTACCGCGCGCCCGTCCACGACGCCGTGCTGCTGGCCCACCGTGCCTTCTGGGACCAGCCACTGGTCTCCGAATCACCGGAGGTCTACCGGGCGGAGCACCTGGCCGCACTGGTCCTCGCGCAGGCCGAGGAAGGCACGGGCGTACGGAATGCCGATGCGCCGATCCCGGACCTCGCCGCGCTCCAGAAGGCAGCCACCACAGACACGCTCCTTCCGCTCGTCCGCCAGATGGCCGAGACCCGCTACGACGAGGGGTACGACCGGGGCGTCCACGACCACGACGCCGCCGCGATCCTCGCCGTACTCCTGCGCCTGCACACCGCCGCCGGTCCGCTCCGCTACCCGCCGCACCTGCGCGCGGTCGCCCAGCTCTTCTGGGCGTACGGCACCGACGCTCGCGCCCGCGCGCTGTGGACCACCCGCGCCTGCTCCCTGGCGCGCGCCCGGTCGGTGTTCGGGACACCGACCGGGTGGAGCGAGCTCTCCGCCGAGCTGGGAGGGGCGGCGTACGGGTTCCTGCGGGAGGCGGGTGTGGGGCTCGCCGGAGAGGCGGGCGACCCGTCGTCGCCCCTCGGCGACTACCTGATGGCCGAGCTGACCGCGCTGGCCGAACCGACCGCGCTGGGCGGGCCGGCCGCCGCCGGACGCCCCCGCTTCGCCACCAGCGCCGCCGCGCGCGACCTGCTGGCCGGATTCCAGGACGCCCTGGGCGGCCCGGACGCGCCCGCCGTCAAGGAACTCGCCGAGGACCTGCGCGCCCTCGACGGCGACCTGGCCGCCCGCCACCAGCTCGTCACCGGCTGGCTCGGCGCATACGCCCAAGCGCGCGGCACCGCCACGCGCGCGCTGCCCCAAGCCGAGTCCGCCGCCGACGCGCCCGCCGCAGACGCAATCCTCGCCGACGCGCTGCCCGAAGCCGTAGCCATCGAGGTCTGCGGCCCGGCCCTGGACCGCCGGGAGCTGACCGCGCCCACCGGCGACGCCGTGCGCGGCCTGCTCGGCAGCCACCCGAGGATCGCCGCCGGCGGCACCCTCCCCGTACGGCTGGACGAGCTGCTCGCCCGGACCGAAACGTTCCGCCGCACCCGCGTACCGGCACACCGCGCCTACACCCGGCGCCGCACCGAACTCCTCACCGCCGAACGCGACCGGCTGCGCCTGGACACGTACCGCCCCCAGGTCATGTCCGGCTTCGTCCGCAACCGCCTCATCGACGAGGTCTACCTGCCGCTGATCGGCGACAACTTCGCCAAGCAACTGGGCGCCGCGGGGGAGCGGCGCCGCACCGACAGCCAGGGCCTGCTCCTGCTGCTGTCGCCGCCTGGGTACGGCAAGACGACGCTCATGGAGTACGTGGCGGCCCGCCTCGGCCTCCTCCTGGTGAAGGTGGACGGCCCGGCCCTCGGGCACCGCACCACTTCCCTCGACCCCGCCGCGGCCCCCGACGCCGCCGCCCGCCGCGAGGTGGAGAAGATCTCGTTCGCGCTGGAGGCGGGCAGCAACGTCCTCCTCTACCTCGACGACATCCAGCACACCTCGCCGGAACTGCTCCAGAAGTTCATCCCGCTGTGCGACGCCCAGCGGCGGATGGACGGGGTGCTGGACGGCGAGGCCCGTACGTACGACCTGCGCGGCAAGCGCTTCGCGGTGTGCATGGCGGGCAACCCGTACACCGAGTCCGGACAGCGCTTCCGGCTGCCGGACATGCTCGCCAACCGCGCCGACGTCTGGAACCTCGGCGACGTCCTGAGCGGCAAGGAAGCGCTCTTCGCCCACTCCCACATCGAGAACGCGCTGCCGGCCAACCCGGTCCTCGCCCCGCTCGCCGCCCGCGACCGCGCCGACCTCGGGCTGCTGGTCCGGATGGCCGAGGGCGACGACTCCGTACGCGCCGACCGGCTCGCCCACCCCTACGGCACGGCCGAACTGCGGGAGATCGTCTCCGTACTGCGCGGCCTGCTCCAGGTCCGCGAGGCGGCGCTGACCGTCAACCGCGCCTACATCGCGTCCGCCGCACAGGCGGACGCCACCCGCACCGAGCCGCCGTTCCTCCTCCAAGGGTCGTACCGCAACACCGGCAAGATGGCGGCGCGCATCGTCCCCGTGATGAACGACACGGAGCTGGCGTCGCTCATCGACGACCACTACCGGGGCGAGGCGCAGACCCTCACCACCGGTGCGGAGGCCAATCTCCTGAAGCTGGCCGAGCTGCGCGGCCGCCTCACGCCCGAGCAGGCGCGGCGCTGGGCCGAGGTGAAAGAGATGTGGAGATCCCGGGCGGACCGAGAGGGCGCGGGAGCCGTGGCATAG
- a CDS encoding SPFH domain-containing protein produces MDAITVGIGVTVAVAVLIVLVTVLALTRLYRKVHQGQALIVSKYRKVDVTFTGSVVLPVLHKAETMDISVKTIEIGRTGHEGLICKDNIRADIRIAFFVRVNKTREDVVKVAQAIGTERASDVGTLQELFNAKFSEALKTVGKQLDFQDLYTKRDEFRDRIIAVIGTDLNGYSLEDAAIDYLEQTPLEQLDSANILDAQGIRKITELTAIEHVRTNEYRRNEEKEITRQNVDAREAVLELERRQADAEIRQQREIATVRAKEEAETARVQAEERLRSHSAHLKTEEALGIQNENREREIAVAQKNRERVIAIENERIEKDRLLEVIARERETQLTRIAADKEVEAEKREIADVVRERIAVEKTVAAQEEEIKKLRTVEEAERERQAMIIRAEAEAQQRLVKDIKAAEAAEQSAAHRAAEELTLAEGRRKAADLDAQAKIRLAEGTQAEAAAAGLAEVKVREMNAAAVEKAGRAEAEAAEALLKAEAAGLTEKAAAMAALDAASREHEEYRLRVAADKEVRLAGLDAQRQIAEVQAKVLATGLENAKIDIVGGESVFFDRLVGSIGAAKGLDALVERSETVRTAAGPWLDKNGSTFTKDLTTMLGGLGAAGLRDLTLAGALTKLIDRGGPQSGQLQSLLDAAHANGLADTRIAEAVAAPAPANGAAVAAK; encoded by the coding sequence ATGGATGCCATCACCGTAGGAATCGGCGTGACCGTCGCCGTGGCCGTACTGATCGTGCTCGTCACGGTCCTCGCCCTCACCCGCCTCTACCGCAAGGTCCACCAGGGCCAGGCCCTGATCGTCTCCAAGTACCGCAAGGTCGATGTGACCTTCACCGGCTCGGTGGTGCTGCCGGTGCTGCACAAGGCCGAGACGATGGACATCTCGGTGAAGACCATCGAGATCGGCCGCACCGGCCACGAGGGCCTGATCTGCAAGGACAACATCCGCGCCGACATCCGCATCGCGTTCTTCGTCCGGGTCAACAAGACCCGCGAGGACGTGGTCAAGGTCGCCCAGGCCATCGGCACCGAGCGCGCCAGCGATGTGGGCACGCTCCAGGAACTGTTCAACGCCAAGTTCTCCGAGGCCCTCAAGACGGTCGGCAAGCAGCTCGACTTCCAGGATCTCTACACCAAGCGGGACGAGTTCCGGGACCGGATCATCGCCGTCATCGGCACCGACCTCAACGGCTACAGCCTGGAGGACGCGGCGATCGACTACCTGGAGCAGACCCCGCTGGAGCAGCTCGACTCCGCCAACATCCTCGACGCCCAGGGCATCCGCAAGATCACCGAGCTGACCGCGATCGAGCACGTCCGCACCAACGAGTACCGGCGCAACGAGGAGAAGGAGATCACCCGGCAGAACGTCGACGCCCGGGAGGCCGTCCTGGAGCTGGAGCGCCGGCAGGCCGACGCGGAGATCCGCCAGCAGCGCGAGATCGCGACCGTACGCGCCAAGGAAGAGGCCGAGACGGCCCGCGTCCAGGCCGAGGAGCGGCTGCGCTCGCACTCCGCGCACCTGAAGACCGAGGAGGCGCTCGGCATCCAGAACGAGAACCGCGAACGCGAGATCGCGGTGGCCCAGAAGAACCGCGAACGCGTCATCGCCATCGAGAACGAGCGCATCGAGAAGGACCGCCTCCTGGAGGTCATCGCCCGCGAGCGGGAGACCCAGTTGACCCGGATCGCCGCCGACAAGGAGGTCGAGGCCGAGAAGCGGGAGATCGCGGACGTCGTACGGGAGCGGATCGCCGTCGAGAAGACCGTCGCCGCCCAGGAGGAGGAGATCAAGAAGCTCCGTACGGTCGAGGAGGCCGAGCGGGAGCGCCAGGCGATGATCATCCGGGCCGAGGCGGAGGCCCAGCAGCGGCTGGTCAAGGACATCAAGGCGGCCGAGGCCGCCGAGCAGTCCGCCGCCCACCGCGCGGCGGAGGAGCTGACCCTGGCCGAGGGCCGGCGCAAGGCCGCCGACCTGGACGCGCAGGCCAAGATCCGGCTCGCCGAGGGCACCCAGGCCGAGGCCGCCGCGGCCGGGCTGGCCGAGGTGAAGGTACGGGAGATGAACGCGGCCGCCGTCGAGAAGGCCGGCCGGGCCGAGGCGGAGGCGGCCGAGGCGCTGCTCAAGGCCGAGGCGGCCGGGCTCACCGAGAAGGCCGCGGCGATGGCGGCGCTGGACGCCGCGAGCCGGGAGCACGAGGAGTACCGGCTGCGCGTGGCGGCCGACAAGGAGGTCCGCCTCGCGGGCCTGGACGCCCAGCGGCAGATCGCCGAGGTGCAGGCGAAGGTGCTGGCCACCGGCCTGGAGAACGCGAAGATCGACATCGTCGGCGGGGAGAGCGTCTTCTTCGACCGGCTGGTCGGCTCGATCGGCGCCGCCAAGGGCCTGGACGCGCTGGTCGAGCGCTCCGAGACGGTCCGTACGGCGGCCGGTCCCTGGCTGGACAAGAACGGGTCCACCTTCACCAAGGACCTGACCACGATGCTCGGCGGACTCGGCGCGGCCGGGCTGCGCGACCTGACCCTGGCGGGAGCCCTGACCAAGCTCATCGACCGGGGCGGGCCGCAGTCCGGGCAGCTCCAGAGCCTGCTGGACGCCGCACACGCCAACGGCCTGGCGGACACCCGGATCGCCGAGGCGGTCGCGGCTCCGGCGCCGGCCAACGGCGCGGCGGTGGCGGCGAAGTAG
- a CDS encoding PucR family transcriptional regulator, whose protein sequence is MSPEYLEGYTTLLAEVSDTGRLPRRAELDALRELGERAAESGHGLRELVGLFLGETRRVWGTLPGVARAAGAAERARTGDAVLGAVDAAIAAFGEGHERAQRLAVRQEEAARREFVDDLLYGRSDLGRLAERAERFGLRLAHEHAVAVAEGDEPFDDIHPVARRVERELLGRFGDRDVLITTKEGRLVCVGASRERTVLDAFATYARWPEVGRPGARRVAIGRVHSGAGGVVHSYEEALGALELAEQLELDEPVLRAADLLVFPVLLRDRAAMADLVHTVLGPLTQSRGGAGPLLETIGALAASGYVNAEAARRLKVSVRTLSYRLERIKFLTGYDPADGLQRFTLETAAMGARLLGWPDKPL, encoded by the coding sequence ATGTCCCCGGAGTACCTGGAGGGCTACACCACTCTCCTCGCCGAGGTGTCCGACACCGGACGGCTGCCCCGGCGCGCGGAGCTGGACGCGCTGCGGGAGCTGGGCGAGCGGGCCGCCGAGTCGGGCCACGGGCTGCGCGAACTGGTCGGGCTCTTCCTGGGGGAGACCCGGCGGGTCTGGGGCACGCTGCCCGGCGTGGCGCGGGCGGCCGGCGCGGCGGAGCGGGCCCGTACCGGCGATGCCGTGCTGGGCGCGGTGGACGCCGCCATCGCCGCGTTCGGCGAAGGCCACGAGCGCGCGCAGCGGCTCGCCGTACGCCAGGAGGAGGCCGCGCGGCGCGAGTTCGTCGACGACCTGCTGTACGGGCGCAGCGACCTGGGACGGCTGGCCGAGCGCGCCGAACGGTTCGGACTGCGGCTCGCCCATGAGCACGCCGTCGCCGTGGCCGAGGGCGACGAGCCCTTCGACGACATCCACCCGGTCGCCCGCCGGGTCGAACGCGAACTGCTCGGCCGGTTCGGTGACCGGGACGTGCTGATCACCACCAAGGAAGGCCGGCTGGTCTGCGTCGGCGCGAGCCGCGAACGTACGGTGCTGGACGCCTTCGCCACGTACGCGCGCTGGCCCGAGGTGGGGCGCCCCGGCGCGCGGCGGGTCGCCATCGGCCGGGTGCACTCCGGCGCGGGCGGGGTGGTGCACTCGTACGAGGAGGCGCTGGGCGCGCTGGAGCTGGCCGAGCAGCTCGAACTGGACGAACCGGTGCTACGCGCCGCCGACCTGCTGGTCTTCCCCGTCCTGCTGCGCGACCGCGCCGCCATGGCCGACCTCGTCCACACGGTCCTCGGGCCGCTGACGCAGTCGCGCGGCGGCGCCGGGCCCCTGCTGGAGACGATCGGGGCGCTCGCGGCGTCCGGGTACGTCAACGCCGAGGCCGCCCGCCGGCTGAAGGTGAGCGTCCGTACCCTCTCGTACCGCCTGGAGCGCATCAAGTTCCTGACCGGCTACGACCCGGCGGACGGCCTCCAGCGCTTCACGCTGGAGACGGCGGCGATGGGCGCGCGGCTGCTGGGCTGGCCGGACAAGCCGCTGTAA
- a CDS encoding NAD(P)-binding protein, whose translation MVVCGDDALARRLAAELKDVYRERVTLVVPSAREPHRPRIPPPAGALGRAQALLGRVSAAMVRTPTGAPGEAGSSGGAGGAEEPPDEPIRVLEAPEADDDTLAEAGIGAAEALALVYDDDETNIHAALRARRLNPRLRLVIRLYNRKLGQYLEQLLDQAAAVGAPDAEGADASTTVLSDADTVAPALAATAVAGTSKVIEADGLLLRAVERGPGNRQGPAASGLCPLAVLTATADVAADPSDPSVPPGASGGNDPSADDGPELLPDDVTTAAAAGRGTVVLETVTYQGRQPRPGSRNGRGLTRRRDGAGVRWGPGSLRGRGVPLGSFFSRRLRWSLAGVVGAVLALAVASSLTTGDSPLHATYLSLLDLFAINEPAIGEPVSRKVLQLLSGLTGLLLLPVLVAAALEGLGTFRNATALRRPPRGLSGHVVLLGLGKVGTRVLAQLHELGTPVVCVEADPEARGIALARRLRVPTVVGDVTHEGVLEAAKIQRAHALLALTSDDTTNLEAALYARSVKPQLRVTLRLFDDRFATAVYRTLRAAHPPARTRSRSVSFLAAPAFAGAMMGRQIIGAIPVERRVLLVARVEVRGHAALEGRTIADVFRPGLLRVLAVDTSAPDDPSDAAPGAAQEPSERGRARLVRELGDGYALRPQDRVLLVATRQGLGELISRRPRAAGAVRQEA comes from the coding sequence ATGGTCGTCTGCGGCGACGACGCCCTCGCGCGCCGCCTCGCCGCCGAACTCAAGGACGTCTACCGGGAGCGGGTGACGCTTGTCGTCCCCTCCGCCAGAGAACCGCACCGGCCGCGCATTCCGCCGCCCGCCGGAGCCCTGGGGCGGGCCCAGGCCCTGCTGGGGCGGGTCTCGGCCGCCATGGTGCGGACCCCGACCGGCGCGCCCGGCGAGGCCGGGAGCAGCGGGGGTGCCGGGGGCGCCGAGGAACCGCCCGACGAGCCCATACGGGTCCTGGAAGCGCCGGAGGCCGACGACGACACGCTGGCCGAGGCCGGCATCGGCGCGGCCGAAGCGCTCGCGCTGGTGTACGACGATGACGAGACCAACATCCACGCCGCGCTGCGGGCCCGGCGGCTCAACCCCCGGCTGCGGCTGGTGATCCGCCTCTACAACCGCAAACTCGGCCAGTACCTGGAACAACTGCTGGACCAGGCGGCGGCCGTCGGCGCCCCGGACGCCGAGGGAGCCGACGCGTCCACCACGGTCCTGTCCGACGCCGACACCGTGGCCCCCGCGCTGGCGGCCACCGCCGTCGCGGGCACCAGCAAGGTCATCGAGGCCGACGGCCTGCTGCTGCGCGCCGTGGAACGCGGCCCCGGCAACCGGCAGGGCCCCGCGGCCTCCGGGCTGTGCCCGCTCGCGGTCCTGACGGCGACGGCGGACGTGGCCGCCGACCCGTCGGATCCCTCGGTCCCCCCGGGCGCGTCGGGCGGGAACGATCCGTCCGCCGACGACGGCCCCGAGCTGCTGCCCGACGACGTGACCACGGCGGCCGCCGCCGGGCGCGGCACCGTCGTCCTGGAAACCGTCACCTACCAGGGCCGCCAGCCGCGCCCCGGCAGCCGGAACGGCCGGGGACTCACGCGGCGGCGTGACGGCGCGGGTGTCCGGTGGGGACCAGGCAGCCTGCGCGGCCGGGGTGTACCGCTGGGCTCCTTCTTCTCCCGCAGACTGCGCTGGTCGCTGGCCGGCGTCGTCGGCGCCGTCCTCGCGCTGGCCGTCGCCTCCTCCCTGACCACCGGCGACTCCCCGCTGCACGCCACCTACCTCTCGCTCCTCGACCTCTTCGCCATCAACGAACCGGCCATCGGCGAGCCGGTCTCCCGCAAGGTGCTGCAACTCCTCTCCGGGCTCACCGGCTTGCTGCTGCTGCCCGTCCTGGTGGCCGCCGCGCTGGAAGGACTCGGCACCTTCCGCAACGCCACCGCGCTGCGCCGACCGCCACGCGGGCTGTCCGGGCACGTGGTGCTGCTGGGTCTCGGAAAGGTCGGTACGCGGGTGCTGGCGCAGTTGCATGAGCTGGGCACCCCCGTGGTGTGTGTGGAAGCCGACCCCGAAGCGCGCGGCATCGCGCTGGCGCGTCGGCTGCGGGTGCCGACCGTGGTGGGGGACGTGACGCATGAAGGCGTACTAGAAGCAGCGAAGATCCAGCGCGCGCATGCCCTGCTCGCTCTGACCAGCGACGACACCACCAATCTGGAGGCGGCCCTCTACGCCCGCTCGGTCAAGCCGCAGCTACGCGTGACACTGCGCCTGTTCGACGACCGCTTTGCCACCGCCGTCTACCGCACGCTGCGCGCTGCCCATCCCCCCGCGCGCACCCGCAGCCGCAGCGTCAGCTTCCTGGCCGCGCCCGCCTTCGCCGGCGCCATGATGGGCCGCCAGATCATCGGTGCCATTCCCGTCGAGCGGCGGGTGCTGCTCGTCGCCAGGGTCGAGGTGCGCGGCCATGCCGCCTTGGAGGGCCGTACGATCGCCGACGTGTTCCGGCCCGGCCTGCTGCGCGTCCTGGCCGTGGACACCTCCGCCCCGGACGACCCGTCGGACGCGGCGCCCGGTGCCGCCCAGGAGCCGTCGGAGCGCGGCCGGGCCCGGCTCGTACGGGAGCTGGGGGACGGCTACGCGCTGCGGCCGCAGGACCGCGTCCTGCTCGTCGCCACCCGCCAGGGGCTGGGCGAGCTGATCTCCCGGCGTCCGCGCGCGGCGGGGGCGGTACGGCAGGAGGCGTGA
- a CDS encoding potassium channel family protein, whose product MHIVIMGCGRVGSALAQTLESQGHTIAVVDQDPTAFRRLGSGFGGRRVTGVGFDQDTLREAGIEEAGAFAAVSSGDNSNIIAARVAREMFGVENVAARIYDPRRAEVYQRLGIPTVATVRWTADQMLRRLLPSGAEPLWRDPSGGVQLAEVHTSPAWVGRKISQLQEETGVRVAFLTRLGEAMLPTSQTVLQEGDLVHVMMRTDEVEKVEAVFAEGPEEAHA is encoded by the coding sequence ATGCACATCGTCATCATGGGGTGCGGGCGGGTGGGTTCCGCGCTCGCACAGACCCTGGAGAGCCAGGGTCATACGATCGCGGTGGTCGACCAGGACCCGACCGCCTTCCGCCGTCTGGGCTCCGGCTTCGGCGGCCGCCGGGTCACCGGGGTCGGTTTCGACCAGGACACCCTGCGCGAGGCCGGGATCGAGGAGGCCGGCGCCTTCGCCGCCGTCAGCAGCGGCGACAACTCCAACATCATCGCGGCCCGGGTGGCCCGCGAGATGTTCGGCGTGGAGAACGTCGCGGCCCGGATCTACGACCCGCGCCGCGCCGAGGTCTACCAGCGGCTGGGCATCCCGACGGTCGCCACCGTGCGCTGGACCGCCGACCAGATGCTGCGCCGGCTGCTGCCCTCCGGGGCCGAGCCGCTGTGGCGCGACCCGAGCGGCGGTGTCCAGCTCGCCGAGGTGCACACCTCGCCGGCCTGGGTGGGCCGCAAGATCAGTCAGTTGCAGGAGGAGACCGGTGTCCGGGTCGCCTTCCTCACCCGGCTGGGTGAGGCCATGCTGCCGACGTCGCAGACCGTGCTGCAGGAAGGCGACCTGGTGCACGTGATGATGCGCACCGACGAGGTCGAGAAGGTGGAAGCGGTGTTCGCCGAAGGGCCCGAGGAGGCGCACGCATGA